Genomic DNA from bacterium:
CTTGATAGCGGAACGTTGCTCATTCATCTCCGCATGACCGGACGGCTGTATATTCGGCTGGTGCAGAAAAAAGCGAACGACTACGAACGCGCATGGTTCGAGCTGAATGATGGTACCAACGTTCTGGTATTTCGAGATCCCCGAACTCTGGGTGTGATCAGATTCTATCCCGAAGGCTCGGAGATTAAATCCCTGACCGACTTGGGCTGGGAGCCTCTTCAAGATTTTATATCCGTGGAGATGGTGAAGGCTGCATTGGCGCGGCGTACGATTGCGATCAAGCCGCTATTGCTCGATCAGAGCGTCTGGGCGGGCATCGGCAACATCTATGCGTCGGAAGCGCTGTGGGAAGCCCGTATTGATCCGCGTCGCAACGCTTCGCGTTTGACCAAACCTCAGATTGCCCGCCTTATCAAAGCGATACCGATGGTCCTCCGTCGCGCACTCGGCAAAGGCGGAACGACTCTGCGCGACTTCGCAAGTCCCGATGGACTACCCGGTTCCTATCAACGCGAGTTCCGGGTATATGATCGGGAAGGAGAACCGTGTCTGCGCTGCCATCGCCCGATTCGCCGGATCGTTCAAGCCCAACGTTCCACCTACTTCTGCTCGGATTGTCAAAAACGGAGTTGAGTCCAACTACACAGTGAAAAGAGAGGCGAGACCGTTTGGCCTCGCCTCTCCACGTGTCCGCGTGATGTGAAGCTATCGAATGAACTGTAGCTTGATCGGCCGACTCTGTCCTCCGTCCCATCGAATCTGTGCGAAATACGTTCCTGAAGCCGTGCTCGGCGACCACGATGCCTTGCCGACGGATTCCGATAAGCGGCGCGATTCGACGGCGCGCCCCATCAGATCGAAGATCACCAGCTCTCCACCGAGCGCCGACGGCAACGCATACTCAATCGTCGTCTGGCCGTTGAACGGATTGGGATAGGCCGGACCGATGGATACCGCGTTGGGCAACGCTCGCGTCTCGGTCTGTGGCTCATCCACCGGAAGCACGTCCGCCGCCCACGCGAACAGCCGGTCCATCAGACCCGCCATATCCGTGGAACCCGCTCCCATTCCCGAAACCGCTTCGATCCCGAATCCGAACAGAAGTCCCCGTCCGTTTGCGAACTCCACCGCGGCGATGGGGCCGGTGCCGCTGCGGCCATAGGTGGCAATTCCCCGGCTCGATCCGAACGGCAGGAAGGACGTTTCTTCCGTCTGATTTGCCGCTCCGTCTGTTCCCGTCACCAGAAACCACTCACCGGGCTGAAGCGGAGCGGACGAAGCCGTCACCGCAAAACTCACCAGATTCTCGGATTCGATATCCACCTGCAGGACGTTGCGACCGAAGTCCGTTTGGGTGAGCTCATCGGCAATGTTCTGTCCCGACAGCACCACCCGATTCTCCTGGGTGATGTAGTCGGCGAGTAGCGCCTGATCCTGAGCCGTAATGATGTTGCCTTGCGAGTTTCCCGAAAGCCAGATGACCAAACCCGGCTGCGGCAACAGCGACATCGAGAGGGATTCACCGGAACTCAGATCGGCCTGGTCGTAGATCCGATCTTGAGCACGCAGTGCCCGGCTTACGAAATTCTCGACTTCGGTCACGGGATCGTCGCGCACAATCAGCAGATGGGGTGTTCCCGTCGTGAACTCGAATGAATGCTCAAACGTCGCACTGCCGCCATTCGCCGAGATGCTGATCGTAACAACGGCCCAGTGATCCACCGCGCCGTTGTGGACGTGAATCAGGACGGGAACCGGCGAGAAGGTTTCCTGCGGACCAAGCTCGGCTACCGTTTGAACTCCATTCTCAATCGTAAGACTCGCGTCGTCCGAGTGCACGGTGACCTGCACGTTCGTAGCCGGTGGCGGAAAGAGCACGACGTCGTTCCGCACCGTGAAAACCAGCTCGATGGTTTCCGCCCCTTCGATGAAACGGTCTCCGTCACCGACACTGGCGCCTCGCCCGTCGGCGTAGTAGCTGAAGTCTTCGATCGCGAAATGAGGATCATCGCCCGGCCCGATCCCGTGCCGACCAAAGGCCGCATAAATCACCGTGGCATGAGGGGTACCGTTGCTTAGATCCCCGTCATCATCGTCCTCTTCAAGCACGGCGATCAAGTAGTCAAGAAACGTTTCCGCCAGAGCATAGCGCGCAAAATGAGCGAGATCATCCGTCACCTCTGCTCCGAGAGTCTGCCGCATCTCCCATAGTGCCGCCGAGATGAACTGACTATCATAGTGAACTTCGCCAAACCAGTTTCGCGGATAGACCAGGTTGTTGTTCAGGTTCCGGAACCAACTGTTGAATACACCTTGAATCCACTCGGCCATGTAGGGATCGCCGTTGATGGTCGCCGCAATGTAATCCGACCACGCTTCGTTGAGCGCTCCCGGCTGATCAATGTACGGCAATGTGCCCGGCGGATAGATGCCGTCGGTCACGCCGTGCGTGTATTCATGATAGATCACGTCGCTGAACATGGCGAAGTTGTGGTTCAGCCCGCCGGAGCCGTAATATGTGCCGTAGCCGTTCCAGAACGCGTTGTCGTAGGCGTGTCCGTAGTTGGCTACCGCTGGCAGCGGATAATCCAACGCATCGAAATCCGGATCCAAGACTTTGTACCAGTCGTGAATGAACGTCGTGTGATAGAACAGGTTGAGTTCGGGTTCGGCGGCGTATTGGGTAGTCCACTCCCAGGCGAGCGGAGCGAACGGCGCGGTCAATGACAGGGTCATGAGCCCGTTAGGTCCGTCATCGTTCTGAGCATAGACGTACGGCCCGCGAAGCTCCGCCTGAAGTTCGGCGGCGCTTCCCGCTTCCCGTGAAAATTCTCCGTTTGCAGTCGTCGTAACCGGAGTCCCGTTGATTGTGACCGTCGCGTGAGCGTGAGGGGCAATCTGAAAATCGCTGAAATCGTAGGGTTGCCGGTAGGGTCCCCGTACCGTTCCCGAAACCACGTCCGTCTGAATTCCCGGCCAGTCGCGAATGATCTCGCCCGTGACCGCATCCACGATTCCTTCCCGGCGTTCATCCGCCATCGGGCCCGCAACTCGAATCCAATAGACGGGCCGCAGAACGCGAGCCGCCACGTCCGGATACCACGCCGAGAAAGACTGCTCCGCATCATTTTCCCACACCGTATAATCCGCTTCCATCGCCAGAGTCGTGGCGGCCGCATCCATTCCCAGCAGATGGGAATCTACGATTGGCCAGTCGTCATGAGTGCGCAGACTCCACCTCATGAGTTGTCCGCGACGATTTAAAACGATATCCGCCCGCCCGGATAGGACCGGCAAACCCAATCGCAGCTCGCGGAAGAACGCCCGGCTCAGTTGGCGACTTACATGTATGCTGGCAAGCTCGAACTCGGTATGAGTCCCCGTCGCCGATACAACTTGCGCCAGCGCAGCCTGAGCGTTTCCACCCGGCACGTCCACCGGCGGGCCGAATCCCAAGACGGGCGCGGTGAGGATGGGTGAATGCAGGATCGTCCAATCCGCAAACTCAGTCTGATCGAGTCGTGCATCGGTCTGCTTCTGAGATAGCCCTTCAAGTTGAGCTTCCGCCGGCCATGAGCCGGCCGAAGCCGTCACACTGAGGAATATCACCAGCAGTACGGACAACAAACTCACCCCGCCGGTTTTCCACTTGCGTTCCGAAATCATCTATGCTCCTTTCAACCGATGTCTACATGTAGAGGAAGACCGCAACCCGGAACGTGTCGGCGGAACGATCAAGGCTGCTTGTGGATATGTCGGTTTCCGAATCAATATCCCGCTTGCGGGAATATTGTGAATGCCGCCACTCGATCCGGTAGCCAATCCCATTGCTTCCCCATTTGACTCCCAATCCATAGTTTATGAGATTCCAGTCCCGCTGATTGTCGGTCAGAATCACCGAGCCGACCGGTACGTCGCGCGCGCTGCCGCCCCCGACCAAGATAAACGGAACCATCCCCTGCCACTGAACCGGATGGACAAGGGCATTCAGCGTAACCTGATAGCCAACTCCATAGTCTTTCCACACGGGATCCGAACGTCCCGAAAATGGGATGGTTACGTCGGCATCTACCTCGAATCCGGCTTCACGGGCGACCGACATCCCGTAGTAGGCCGACAGCACTACAACTCCCCGCCGGGTAAATCCGGTTCCCGACCAGCTCTGAACGGAGCCGCCTCCCCCGATTTCCCACCGGAACGCGAACGGTGCGTATGAAATCCGGTCCGAATCTGCCCGGGTAGGCTCGACAAACCAGATGCTCTGTACTTCATCACGCGAATACACCTGTAAAGGGGGAGTGAGAACTCCACGAAGCTCCCAGTCCGTTGTGAAGACAGCGGATGTATCCTGCCGTAACACGGCACATTTTACGACTCTCCCGCTTCGCAGGCGGACATAGTCCTGAGCCTCTGAGGGCAGGCTGATGATGAGTAAGGCCAAGCACGTGCCGAGGATTCCTGCGCCTCTCATGGTCCCTCCTTCGGTTGATTCCGCACTATCTCTATCTAAAGTTACGAAAATCTCCAATGAAGAGCCAGCACACCCAGACGACCGCCAACGGATGCATCAGAGAAGGAGGCTCGGTCCGCTTGTCCTGCCGGAGATTCGCGATCTGCCGGTGGCCTCCGCAAGCGATTTTCCGAATTCCCAGTCCGTTTGCCAGCTTTCGTGACCCAACATACTTCAAAGCGAGTTCGAAAATCGTGATTTCGCCGGGAAACCGCGCTTGAATTAGGCCATATGTTGATGTATATTTGCAAATAGCAAAGAGCAAATCATTTACTCACCAATCTGACCGATAGTCGGTACAGTGTGGACGACCTGCCGGTCTGTTTTGAGTGCCATTGAGGCTGAGGATCGAAGAGAGCCAAGTACCCGCTGAGGAAACCACGTGAAGCTTCTACGCGTCGCCGTCGGACCCCACCCCCACGTATCCCTGCTTTTTCCAACTGCCCAGCAGCAAACGATGTATGAACCGCTTGTCGTCGTAGGTCCCAATGGATCCGGCAAGTCGCTCTTGGTCATGGGTTTGCTGGCGGCTCTGGCCGATGATGCCAATCGCCCCAAATGGCTTGACGCCCTGCGGGAAGGCGGCTTGGGCGAAGTGGAAGTGGTCTATGCCGTCGGGGATGACATCATTCGCTTCGTACGCCACCTGACCACGGATAATGCTACGACCAATCTGGAACGTTTGATCGAGTTCCCTACGGGAGGCAATGGCCGGCCGCAGCCCCACTCGATCAAGCTCCCCAACGAAGTTGCCGGGGAAATGGAGGTCTTCCGAACCAGTCGGCTGTTTCCGCTCGTGCACGTTCTCCTCGGCGGCAGGGCCATGCTTCCCGCCGATTCGATCCTTCGTGAAGCGGCCGTCGAGGTGGTCTGTTCCTCCGTTGACACCGAGCTGGCAGGGTGGCTCGCCCGCGAACGGCAGCTAACCGGTGACGCCGAAAGCGCGGGCAGTCTGGCGGCGAGTCTTTCTGAAGTCGAAGCCGCCGAGCGGGAACTCCATCGCGTCGAGGCGTTGTGGCAAGTTTTGGAGCGGGATCAAGACCGCCGAAAGGAACTTGAGGGCCAGCTCGCGCAAACTCGCAATGAACGGAAGGTGTTGGTAGCCGAAGCCGAGGAAGTCGCCCAGCTTTGCGCTCTATCCGAGCGCGCCCGGCGGCTCGAGACGTGGCTGAGTGAAATTGAACGTGACAGCGAAAAGGTCGCCGAGCTTCGCCGTCGGCATTCCGAATTGCAGACGCGACTCGACGTGCTCGAAGCGAAGTTCCGGGGCGCGCCCGAAAACCTCCCGGACTTGCTCGACGAGTACGAAAGGTGCCGCGCCCGCGAGTCGGAACTCGCTGACCGATTGAAATCTCTGACCGGCAATCGCGAGACTCAGAAAACGCGTCTTG
This window encodes:
- the mutM gene encoding bifunctional DNA-formamidopyrimidine glycosylase/DNA-(apurinic or apyrimidinic site) lyase → MPELPEVETTVRQIRPCLLGRTIHRARFSVPRQLLPQTPRTIARTISGQTIRDVRRRGKFILLDLDSGTLLIHLRMTGRLYIRLVQKKANDYERAWFELNDGTNVLVFRDPRTLGVIRFYPEGSEIKSLTDLGWEPLQDFISVEMVKAALARRTIAIKPLLLDQSVWAGIGNIYASEALWEARIDPRRNASRLTKPQIARLIKAIPMVLRRALGKGGTTLRDFASPDGLPGSYQREFRVYDREGEPCLRCHRPIRRIVQAQRSTYFCSDCQKRS
- a CDS encoding T9SS type A sorting domain-containing protein gives rise to the protein MISERKWKTGGVSLLSVLLVIFLSVTASAGSWPAEAQLEGLSQKQTDARLDQTEFADWTILHSPILTAPVLGFGPPVDVPGGNAQAALAQVVSATGTHTEFELASIHVSRQLSRAFFRELRLGLPVLSGRADIVLNRRGQLMRWSLRTHDDWPIVDSHLLGMDAAATTLAMEADYTVWENDAEQSFSAWYPDVAARVLRPVYWIRVAGPMADERREGIVDAVTGEIIRDWPGIQTDVVSGTVRGPYRQPYDFSDFQIAPHAHATVTINGTPVTTTANGEFSREAGSAAELQAELRGPYVYAQNDDGPNGLMTLSLTAPFAPLAWEWTTQYAAEPELNLFYHTTFIHDWYKVLDPDFDALDYPLPAVANYGHAYDNAFWNGYGTYYGSGGLNHNFAMFSDVIYHEYTHGVTDGIYPPGTLPYIDQPGALNEAWSDYIAATINGDPYMAEWIQGVFNSWFRNLNNNLVYPRNWFGEVHYDSQFISAALWEMRQTLGAEVTDDLAHFARYALAETFLDYLIAVLEEDDDDGDLSNGTPHATVIYAAFGRHGIGPGDDPHFAIEDFSYYADGRGASVGDGDRFIEGAETIELVFTVRNDVVLFPPPATNVQVTVHSDDASLTIENGVQTVAELGPQETFSPVPVLIHVHNGAVDHWAVVTISISANGGSATFEHSFEFTTGTPHLLIVRDDPVTEVENFVSRALRAQDRIYDQADLSSGESLSMSLLPQPGLVIWLSGNSQGNIITAQDQALLADYITQENRVVLSGQNIADELTQTDFGRNVLQVDIESENLVSFAVTASSAPLQPGEWFLVTGTDGAANQTEETSFLPFGSSRGIATYGRSGTGPIAAVEFANGRGLLFGFGIEAVSGMGAGSTDMAGLMDRLFAWAADVLPVDEPQTETRALPNAVSIGPAYPNPFNGQTTIEYALPSALGGELVIFDLMGRAVESRRLSESVGKASWSPSTASGTYFAQIRWDGGQSRPIKLQFIR